One genomic window of [Clostridium] scindens ATCC 35704 includes the following:
- a CDS encoding corrinoid protein, translating into MSLKEELLKRLSDGVVEMEEDDVEEAAKEYLEAGYPAFDGIMEGLVDGMNRASQLYEEEEYFVTDVLLCSDAMYVGLDILRPYLPEESGEGKIKGIIGVVEGDTHDIGKNLVKIMMETAGFEMIDLGRDVPLEQFIETAKEEEADLICMSTLMTTTMGGMETVIHMLEDAGMRDKVKVMIGGGPISQKYADKIGADGYSQNAVEAVKLAKRLLNIA; encoded by the coding sequence ATGAGTTTAAAGGAAGAATTATTGAAAAGATTATCCGACGGCGTGGTCGAGATGGAAGAAGATGACGTAGAAGAGGCAGCCAAAGAGTATCTGGAAGCAGGGTATCCTGCGTTTGACGGAATCATGGAAGGCCTGGTGGATGGCATGAACCGGGCAAGCCAGCTGTATGAGGAAGAAGAATACTTTGTCACGGATGTGTTGCTGTGCTCGGACGCCATGTATGTGGGACTGGATATCCTGCGTCCTTATCTTCCGGAAGAAAGCGGGGAAGGGAAGATCAAAGGAATCATCGGAGTCGTGGAAGGAGATACCCATGATATTGGCAAGAATCTGGTGAAGATTATGATGGAGACTGCTGGATTTGAGATGATCGATCTTGGTAGGGATGTCCCGCTTGAGCAGTTTATAGAGACGGCAAAAGAAGAAGAGGCGGATCTGATCTGCATGTCTACTTTAATGACGACGACGATGGGCGGTATGGAGACGGTGATTCATATGCTGGAAGACGCAGGAATGCGCGACAAGGTAAAGGTCATGATAGGCGGCGGCCCTATTTCCCAGAAATATGCGGACAAGATCGGCGCGGACGGCTATTCGCAGAATGCGGTGGAGGCCGTGAAACTGGCCAAACGCCTGCTTAATATTGCATAG
- a CDS encoding methylcobamide--CoM methyltransferase, producing MGDIKDFQCTYDNSAGINEEVTRELELQFPDAYMHHETMAALSKALKRHDGASFCELPFCHTVEAEAMGGIINYGNEKTGPRAKEYICTSPEELLELPAMNLQEGRIHEVLLACQALREEGEHVVLQVSGPFTILNVLIDAKYVFKAMRKKPELMKEVFWKLGGEILRFMEEAKKYGVDMISYADSSGGLNILGPKMAEQVVEDFTYEFLKKAAEKLGDSPLILLCPKTTFALLGTGKAEFVDAELSGPMEYGEGCIEMIGKARFMGQMCIKNVHYKLESGRIKTVRLI from the coding sequence ATGGGAGATATCAAAGACTTTCAATGTACATATGACAATTCAGCAGGCATCAATGAAGAGGTGACCCGGGAATTAGAGTTACAGTTTCCGGACGCATATATGCACCATGAGACCATGGCAGCGCTGTCAAAAGCGCTGAAAAGGCATGACGGTGCCTCATTCTGCGAACTTCCATTCTGCCATACGGTGGAGGCGGAAGCCATGGGCGGAATCATCAATTACGGGAACGAGAAGACCGGACCCAGAGCGAAAGAGTATATCTGCACCTCGCCTGAAGAACTTCTGGAACTTCCAGCCATGAATCTACAGGAAGGGAGAATCCATGAAGTGCTTCTTGCCTGCCAGGCGCTGCGCGAAGAGGGAGAGCATGTGGTGCTCCAGGTGTCCGGCCCGTTTACGATCCTGAACGTATTGATCGATGCAAAGTACGTGTTCAAGGCAATGCGCAAGAAGCCGGAACTTATGAAGGAAGTATTCTGGAAACTAGGCGGAGAGATTCTCCGGTTCATGGAGGAAGCTAAGAAGTATGGCGTGGATATGATCAGTTATGCAGATTCCTCTGGAGGACTGAATATCCTGGGCCCGAAGATGGCCGAGCAGGTGGTGGAAGATTTTACTTATGAATTTCTGAAGAAGGCGGCAGAGAAGCTGGGGGATTCCCCGCTGATACTCTTATGCCCTAAGACTACATTTGCCCTGCTTGGAACCGGAAAGGCAGAATTCGTAGATGCAGAATTATCCGGACCCATGGAATATGGGGAAGGCTGCATCGAGATGATTGGAAAAGCCAGGTTCATGGGGCAGATGTGTATTAAAAATGTACATTACAAATTGGAGAGCGGCAGGATCAAGACGGTGAGATTGATTTAG
- a CDS encoding uroporphyrinogen decarboxylase family protein yields the protein MMGKREAVKAILDGTGADRIPIIMNAFSLPVMRYGYTMPEAMMSPEKLTECMVGTRQALGYDGLCAGAYGGIAAMMGGHLPNSEGKIVGDGDDVIHSFEDIEKLKPYDPSKCMMMKNVLRTIELMRAAEPEEPIYAILHVPAAVAFTLMGAKPAFKAMIKNQELFRTLCDYVEDAVVESCKMLVDAGLDFLWFPMPNFGGYCISRKSYEKCISQSNIRANKRIKDYGASIVIHTCGLYDDRFDLVLKESGDAWHISDTQTKKVKEEYGDKVALMGNIPCCSVLMEGSEQEVYDFAYQECMDGARDGRFILSGDCDVSPLTPDENVKAVVRAAKDAEKVLFG from the coding sequence ATGATGGGAAAAAGAGAAGCGGTAAAGGCAATACTGGATGGAACAGGGGCGGATAGAATCCCCATCATCATGAATGCATTTTCCTTGCCGGTGATGCGGTATGGATATACAATGCCGGAGGCTATGATGAGTCCCGAAAAACTGACGGAATGCATGGTCGGGACCAGGCAGGCACTGGGCTATGACGGCCTGTGCGCAGGCGCATATGGCGGTATCGCCGCCATGATGGGAGGCCATCTTCCGAATAGTGAAGGAAAGATTGTGGGGGACGGGGATGACGTAATACATTCTTTTGAAGATATAGAAAAGTTAAAGCCGTATGATCCGAGCAAGTGCATGATGATGAAAAATGTACTGCGCACCATTGAACTAATGCGGGCGGCGGAGCCGGAGGAGCCGATCTATGCCATACTCCATGTTCCGGCGGCGGTGGCATTTACATTGATGGGGGCGAAGCCTGCGTTTAAGGCGATGATTAAGAACCAGGAACTTTTCCGTACCCTGTGCGATTATGTGGAAGATGCCGTGGTGGAATCCTGCAAGATGCTGGTAGATGCGGGATTGGATTTCCTGTGGTTCCCAATGCCTAATTTTGGCGGATACTGCATTTCCAGAAAGTCTTATGAGAAATGCATCTCGCAAAGCAACATCCGTGCCAACAAGAGGATTAAGGACTATGGCGCATCCATCGTGATCCATACTTGCGGACTGTATGATGACCGGTTCGACCTGGTACTTAAGGAATCCGGCGATGCATGGCATATCTCCGATACGCAGACCAAGAAGGTGAAAGAGGAATACGGCGACAAGGTGGCCCTGATGGGCAACATCCCCTGCTGCTCCGTGCTTATGGAGGGCAGCGAGCAGGAAGTCTATGATTTTGCTTATCAGGAATGTATGGATGGCGCAAGGGACGGCCGGTTTATCTTAAGCGGCGACTGCGATGTATCGCCCCTGACGCCGGACGAAAATGTGAAGGCAGTGGTAAGAGCGGCGAAAGACGCGGAAAAGGTTCTGTTTGGATAA